From the genome of Pontibacillus halophilus JSM 076056 = DSM 19796:
AGTATCCTTTAATAAGTATCCATCAACACGATGAGATAACGCCTCTTTAATGTAATGGCGCTTAGAGAATGTAGTTAATATAATTACTTTAGTATCCATTTCCTTCTCCCTCATCCATTTCAACACGTCTAATCCTGTAAGTGTTGGCATTTCAATATCAAGTAAGGCAATGTGAGGCTTATGGGTTTGTAGAAAGTCTAAAGCTTCCCTGCCATCGCTGACTTCTTTCATTACGTTGAAGTCTGTTTCCATATTCAATAGCGTAGTCAGGGCTCCTCTTAACATATTTTGATCTTCCGCTAGTAAAATCTTGATCATTGAGCTACCCCCTCATGGACACCTTGATTCATCTGAACTTTCGGTATGGAGATTCGTACACAACAGCCCTGCTTATCTGAATGTGTTAGATCGACTTTGCCACTAATCATAGCTAATCGTTCTTCCATTCCGATTAGCCCATTTCCTTTCTGAAAGGCTTTAGGGAATCCCACTCCGTTATCAGAGATGGACACCACAACTTCTTTCTCACTCTCGACTTTCTCAATCACACAACGTGTAGCCTCGCTATGCCGAATCAGATTTGTGATGCTTTCCTTCACACAGTACGCA
Proteins encoded in this window:
- a CDS encoding response regulator transcription factor; this translates as MIKILLAEDQNMLRGALTTLLNMETDFNVMKEVSDGREALDFLQTHKPHIALLDIEMPTLTGLDVLKWMREKEMDTKVIILTTFSKRHYIKEALSHRVDGYLLKDTPSTELANYIREVVNNHKQVITPSIMNQFLFEEQHNPLSKREVALLQHVEKGMTTKQIAEALYLSQGTIRNYLSEILQKLEKQNRTEAAFYARNKGWLD